From a region of the Apibacter sp. B3706 genome:
- a CDS encoding dihydrofolate reductase — MTIIAALDENNAIGNNNQLLWHLPLDLKRFKSLTQNHVILMGRKTFESLGRPLPNRQNMVISSKADYQVPDNVYLFSSLPEAIEAARSKDSNPYIIGGGTIYSQALKYADTLELTLVHTQIDKADTYFPEIDFSKWNKTFDEFHPKDDKHLYDFRFVTYQRKI, encoded by the coding sequence ATGACAATTATAGCAGCTCTAGATGAAAATAATGCGATAGGAAATAACAATCAATTACTTTGGCATCTTCCCTTGGATTTAAAACGATTTAAATCACTCACACAAAATCATGTGATCCTTATGGGTAGGAAGACTTTTGAATCGTTAGGACGGCCTCTTCCCAATCGTCAAAATATGGTAATATCTTCTAAAGCAGATTACCAGGTTCCGGATAACGTATATTTGTTTTCTTCTTTACCTGAAGCCATCGAAGCTGCACGTAGTAAAGATTCCAATCCGTATATTATTGGAGGAGGAACGATCTATTCACAAGCTTTAAAATATGCCGATACGTTAGAACTTACGTTAGTACATACACAAATAGATAAGGCCGATACTTATTTTCCTGAAATTGACTTTTCAAAATGGAATAAAACTTTTGATGAATTTCATCCAAAAGATGATAAACACCTATATGATTTCCGCTTTGTAACTTACCAAAGGAAAATATAA
- a CDS encoding M1 family aminopeptidase, whose amino-acid sequence MKKGIIILISILTIGYTRAQDYSTYHPSATMVNDLVHTKLKVGFDIPNEKLFGEAWITLKPHFYPTDSLTLDAKGMEISSLTLNGTKALKYTYTNDQLKIKLDKSYTKNENYTVYIKYIAIPGSIKQKGSEAIQDARGLYFINPRGENKDKPTQIWTQGETESNSCWFPTIDKPNQKTSEEIYITVPDKYVTLSNGTLKNQTKNADGTRTDYWKFDKKHAPYLFFMGIGEFSIVKDKWKNIPVDYYVDKEYEPYAKQIFGDTPSMIEYFSTLLQYPYPWEKYSQMVARDYISGAMENTTCTLHEESALQKPGQLVDKNIWEPVIAHELFHHWFGDLATTESWSNLPVNESFANYSEYLWLEHKYGKDYAEEHRDNERDGYMYGGENFAKDLIRFKYKDREDMMDAVSYNKGGLILHMLRNYLGDDAFFAGMSLYLKTNEYKATEAHQLRLAWEEVSGKDLNWFFNQWFFGNGHPKLKAAYAYNEAKKTVTVTLTQSQEPKFQFPLDIDVYENGKPTRHHVWAKAAETNSFELPYKSKPQLVNINPDKILLCELNDDKTTEQYIIQYKYAPEYSSRKEAVSKLADAQTSNAEALETLLKAASSDKFEGLRTFAISKLDETNPTVKQKSASVLEKIATSDSKTLVQAKAIKQLASIDASKYKDLFIKSFNSPSYSVKAASILGVLKMDKNSASELVSKIDDKNPGSDLSLAIAKTAIVTKDNSKLSVISKNFLNLLLSAESQDEADTYFEGLQTIMMGDYPNETQTVVDSILKIYPQAKKYSFGEVMLQIMQGSLQMKQQASNASPLNKSLKDQVNYITNGLNKMK is encoded by the coding sequence ATGAAAAAAGGTATTATTATTCTGATTTCCATATTAACCATTGGTTATACTAGAGCTCAGGATTATTCAACGTATCATCCTTCTGCTACTATGGTTAATGATTTAGTTCATACGAAGCTTAAAGTGGGTTTTGACATTCCCAACGAAAAGCTATTCGGTGAAGCCTGGATAACTTTAAAACCTCACTTCTACCCTACCGACTCTTTGACTTTAGATGCAAAAGGTATGGAAATTTCCTCGCTAACTTTGAATGGAACTAAAGCATTAAAGTATACGTATACTAACGATCAGTTAAAAATAAAATTAGACAAAAGTTACACTAAAAACGAAAATTACACGGTTTACATCAAATACATAGCTATTCCCGGTTCTATTAAACAAAAAGGAAGTGAAGCAATTCAAGATGCCAGAGGTCTGTATTTTATTAATCCGCGAGGAGAAAACAAAGACAAGCCCACACAAATTTGGACACAAGGTGAAACTGAATCCAACAGCTGTTGGTTTCCGACTATAGATAAACCCAATCAGAAAACTTCAGAAGAAATATATATTACGGTTCCTGATAAATATGTGACTTTATCCAATGGAACTTTAAAAAATCAAACCAAAAATGCTGACGGTACTCGTACCGATTATTGGAAATTTGATAAAAAGCATGCCCCTTATTTATTTTTTATGGGTATTGGAGAATTTTCTATTGTTAAAGACAAATGGAAAAATATACCGGTAGACTATTATGTGGATAAAGAATATGAGCCCTATGCAAAGCAAATTTTTGGAGATACTCCTTCGATGATTGAATATTTTTCAACCCTGTTACAATATCCGTATCCGTGGGAAAAATACAGTCAGATGGTGGCAAGAGATTATATAAGCGGTGCCATGGAAAATACCACTTGTACGCTTCATGAGGAAAGTGCCTTACAAAAACCCGGACAGCTTGTAGATAAAAACATCTGGGAACCGGTTATTGCTCACGAATTATTTCATCATTGGTTTGGAGATTTGGCTACTACAGAAAGTTGGTCTAACCTTCCGGTAAATGAATCCTTTGCGAATTATTCGGAATATTTATGGCTGGAACATAAATACGGAAAAGATTATGCGGAAGAACACAGGGATAATGAAAGAGACGGATATATGTATGGTGGTGAAAATTTTGCCAAGGATTTAATTCGCTTTAAATATAAAGATCGAGAAGATATGATGGATGCCGTAAGTTATAACAAAGGAGGATTAATTTTACATATGCTGAGAAATTATTTGGGCGATGATGCATTTTTTGCCGGTATGAGTTTATATCTTAAAACCAATGAATACAAGGCAACTGAGGCCCACCAACTCCGTTTGGCATGGGAAGAAGTTAGCGGGAAAGATCTCAACTGGTTTTTCAACCAATGGTTTTTTGGCAATGGTCATCCTAAGTTAAAAGCAGCCTATGCGTACAATGAAGCTAAAAAAACCGTAACTGTAACATTAACTCAAAGTCAAGAACCGAAATTTCAGTTTCCTTTGGATATTGATGTTTATGAAAACGGTAAACCCACTAGGCATCATGTTTGGGCAAAAGCTGCCGAAACTAATTCTTTTGAGCTTCCTTATAAATCTAAACCTCAATTGGTAAATATAAATCCTGATAAAATTCTACTTTGCGAGTTAAATGACGATAAAACTACTGAACAATATATAATTCAATATAAATATGCCCCTGAATACAGTTCAAGAAAAGAAGCTGTAAGTAAATTAGCGGATGCTCAAACTTCAAATGCTGAAGCGTTGGAAACATTATTGAAAGCGGCTTCTTCTGATAAATTTGAAGGATTGCGAACATTTGCCATTTCAAAATTGGATGAAACTAATCCAACGGTTAAGCAAAAGTCGGCATCAGTACTAGAAAAAATTGCAACTTCAGACTCAAAGACATTAGTTCAGGCTAAAGCTATTAAACAGTTAGCATCAATTGATGCTTCAAAATATAAGGACTTGTTTATAAAATCTTTTAATAGTCCCTCTTATAGTGTGAAAGCGGCCTCTATACTTGGAGTTTTAAAAATGGATAAAAACTCGGCATCTGAGTTGGTTTCCAAAATAGATGACAAAAACCCGGGTAGTGATTTATCCCTAGCTATTGCCAAAACAGCAATTGTAACAAAAGATAATTCTAAATTATCCGTGATTTCAAAAAATTTCCTGAATCTTTTACTTTCGGCTGAGTCTCAAGATGAAGCAGACACTTATTTTGAAGGTCTGCAAACTATTATGATGGGAGATTATCCTAATGAAACACAAACTGTTGTTGATTCTATTTTAAAAATTTACCCGCAAGCTAAAAAATACAGCTTTGGTGAAGTGATGCTTCAAATTATGCAAGGTTCTTTACAAATGAAACAACAGGCTTCGAATGCATCACCTCTTAATAAAAGTCTTAAAGATCAAGTAAACTATATTACCAACGGATTGAATAAAATGAAATAA
- a CDS encoding DUF721 domain-containing protein: MSLRRKEQTSNSAIKNLIKKLGMEEKLLILEMEEKWRTMMGNPIAKHTQRIFIDNETLYIQLDSSALRHELNYSQNKILAELTKDCSQTFFTKIKFI; the protein is encoded by the coding sequence ATGAGTCTTAGAAGAAAAGAGCAAACGAGCAATTCTGCCATTAAAAACCTCATAAAAAAATTAGGAATGGAAGAAAAACTTCTCATTCTTGAAATGGAAGAAAAATGGAGAACGATGATGGGTAACCCTATCGCTAAGCATACTCAAAGAATTTTTATAGACAATGAAACTTTATACATACAACTGGACTCGTCTGCTTTACGACATGAGTTAAATTACAGTCAAAACAAAATTCTTGCTGAATTAACTAAAGATTGTTCACAAACTTTTTTTACTAAAATTAAATTTATCTAG
- the recF gene encoding DNA replication/repair protein RecF (All proteins in this family for which functions are known are DNA-binding proteins that assist the filamentation of RecA onto DNA for the initiation of recombination or recombinational repair.): protein MYLKNLRLFNFKNFSEKNFTFSEKINCFVGNNGVGKTNVLDAIHYLSLTKSYLNYSDQNNIRFHENFFSVEGNFSDEKTEDSIRIVVQAGQKKVIKRNSKTYEKLSDHIGKYPCVMISPYDRNLISEGSEFRRKFMDGMISQINPDYLHLILRYQKALAQRNALLKLFSANNYFDAISLEMYDSELIEHGTKIYQIRKEFISSYVPKFCSFYSALSQGEEDVIIDYTSDLEQKELGSLLKENLDKDRAAAYTTRGIHKDDLIFKLFQYPIKKFGSQGQQKSFLVALKLAQLQTIKEYSSKSPVLLMDDIFDKLDDHRVAQLVKLAHEEQFGQIFLSDTHKDRTEKIVRQISSDYLIFEL, encoded by the coding sequence ATGTATCTAAAAAATCTTAGATTATTTAATTTTAAAAACTTTTCTGAAAAAAATTTCACTTTTTCCGAAAAAATAAATTGTTTTGTAGGAAATAACGGAGTTGGAAAAACAAATGTATTAGACGCTATTCATTATCTTTCATTGACTAAAAGTTACTTAAACTATTCAGATCAAAACAATATACGTTTTCATGAAAACTTTTTTTCGGTGGAGGGCAATTTTTCGGATGAAAAAACAGAAGATTCGATCAGGATTGTAGTTCAAGCGGGACAAAAAAAAGTTATTAAAAGGAATTCTAAGACGTACGAAAAGCTTTCCGATCATATTGGTAAATATCCTTGTGTGATGATTTCCCCCTATGATCGAAACTTAATTAGTGAAGGCAGTGAGTTTAGACGAAAATTTATGGATGGAATGATCAGTCAAATTAACCCTGATTATCTCCATCTGATTCTTAGGTATCAAAAAGCTCTAGCCCAAAGAAATGCTTTATTGAAATTGTTTTCAGCGAACAATTATTTTGATGCCATCAGCTTAGAAATGTATGATTCCGAATTGATTGAACACGGAACAAAAATATATCAAATCAGAAAAGAATTTATCTCGTCTTATGTGCCTAAATTTTGTAGTTTTTACTCTGCACTTTCCCAAGGTGAAGAGGATGTAATCATTGACTATACATCGGATTTAGAACAAAAAGAATTAGGCAGTCTCTTAAAAGAAAATTTAGACAAAGATCGAGCTGCTGCTTATACTACTCGAGGGATACACAAAGATGACCTCATTTTTAAATTATTTCAATACCCTATAAAAAAATTTGGATCTCAAGGGCAACAAAAATCTTTTTTAGTTGCATTAAAATTAGCACAATTACAAACTATCAAAGAATATTCGTCTAAAAGTCCGGTTTTATTAATGGATGACATATTCGATAAATTGGATGATCATCGAGTGGCGCAATTGGTAAAATTGGCTCATGAAGAACAATTTGGACAAATATTTCTTTCCGATACGCATAAAGACCGAACGGAAAAAATAGTCCGACAAATCAGCTCGGATTATCTGATTTTTGAACTGTAA
- a CDS encoding thiamine pyrophosphate-dependent enzyme — MNSTISDANLSFQEFKKEVLNDYRLCLISRYSSLLARKEVLSGKAKFAILGDGKELPQIAMSKVFKNGDFRSGYYRDQTLAFAVGEITIENYFAQLYADTDDQREPESGGRMMNCHYATHLIDEEGNWKVLTEQKNNAADLSPTAGQIPRLFGLAYASKIYRNCPGLENKIQFSHQGNEIAFGTIGDASTSEGHFWEALNAACALQIPMVLSIWDDGYGISVESSKQRAKDDFSELLEGFKRTKEKNSRGCEIITARGWDYAELIEAYARAEKIAREKHIPVIIHVSELTQPQGHSSSGSHERYKSAERLEWEKEHDCIKKFREWIIDYEAYDQTNNQKIQVATEEELLSLEKEIKQLVKEHQKNEWNKFRTDMDALSNQTVSLISALADVSVKKAFINLEKENFQQLSLPYKKDIFHFIRKVLRIVREENTQAKTNLLTWYNQISDNESLNYNSKLYTDTRYSALHVPYIAPVYGENPESVDGRIVIRDNFDKLFEKYPEIIAFGEDVGKIGDVNQGFEGLQDKYGSYRISDTGIRESTIIGQGLGMAMRGLRPIAEIQYLDYVLYGIQTLSDDLASLSYRTKGRQKAPLIIRTRGHRLEGIWHSGSPMGGIINYIRGIYVLVPRNFVQAAGFYNTMLQADEPCLIIECLNGYRLKENLPINLGEFTTPVGKIEITREGKDITVVTYGATWKIVSEAAKELQTLGIDIEIIDIQSLIPFDLSHEIVESLKKTNRLVIADEDVSGGASSYILQKIIEEQNGFQYLDSAPKTITAKDHRPAYGSDGDYFSKPSVDDVVEKIYEVMHEVNPTEYPKIS, encoded by the coding sequence ATAAATTCTACTATCTCAGATGCTAATTTAAGCTTCCAGGAATTTAAAAAAGAAGTATTAAATGATTATAGATTGTGCTTAATCAGCCGTTATTCCAGTTTATTGGCAAGAAAGGAAGTTCTTTCGGGAAAAGCAAAATTTGCCATTTTAGGAGACGGAAAAGAACTTCCGCAAATAGCCATGTCTAAAGTTTTTAAGAATGGTGATTTTCGTTCCGGGTATTATCGCGATCAAACCCTAGCATTTGCAGTAGGTGAAATTACTATTGAAAATTATTTTGCACAATTATATGCTGATACCGATGACCAAAGAGAACCGGAATCAGGGGGCAGAATGATGAATTGTCACTATGCTACTCATTTAATTGATGAAGAAGGTAATTGGAAAGTTCTTACGGAACAAAAAAATAATGCTGCAGATTTATCTCCCACAGCCGGGCAAATTCCACGTTTATTCGGATTAGCTTACGCTTCTAAAATTTATAGAAATTGTCCGGGACTTGAAAATAAAATACAATTTTCCCATCAAGGCAATGAAATAGCATTTGGTACTATCGGGGATGCGAGTACATCGGAAGGACATTTTTGGGAAGCATTAAATGCTGCTTGTGCTTTGCAAATCCCTATGGTTCTTTCCATCTGGGATGACGGTTATGGCATCTCCGTTGAATCGTCTAAACAGAGAGCCAAAGACGATTTTTCTGAGCTTTTGGAAGGATTTAAAAGAACCAAGGAAAAAAATTCCAGAGGATGTGAAATCATTACGGCGCGTGGATGGGATTATGCCGAATTAATTGAAGCCTATGCGCGTGCAGAAAAAATAGCCCGTGAAAAACATATCCCCGTTATTATACACGTAAGTGAACTTACTCAACCTCAAGGACATTCCAGTTCGGGGTCTCATGAAAGATATAAATCTGCTGAACGTTTGGAATGGGAAAAAGAACACGATTGTATTAAGAAATTCAGAGAATGGATCATTGATTATGAAGCGTACGACCAAACGAACAATCAAAAAATACAAGTTGCAACCGAAGAAGAATTATTGAGTTTAGAAAAAGAAATTAAACAATTGGTTAAGGAACATCAAAAAAATGAATGGAATAAATTCCGTACAGATATGGATGCTCTAAGTAATCAAACGGTTTCTTTAATATCCGCCCTAGCTGATGTAAGTGTTAAAAAGGCTTTTATAAATTTGGAAAAAGAAAACTTTCAACAGCTGTCTTTGCCTTATAAAAAAGATATTTTCCATTTTATACGTAAAGTTCTTCGAATAGTCAGAGAAGAAAATACACAGGCCAAAACGAATTTGCTTACTTGGTATAATCAAATTTCTGATAATGAAAGCCTTAATTACAATTCCAAATTATATACAGATACCCGATATTCAGCACTTCATGTTCCGTATATTGCCCCTGTTTATGGTGAAAATCCGGAATCAGTGGATGGAAGAATAGTAATTAGAGACAATTTCGATAAACTTTTTGAAAAATATCCTGAAATAATAGCCTTTGGTGAAGATGTAGGAAAGATTGGCGATGTGAATCAAGGATTTGAAGGATTGCAAGATAAATACGGATCCTACCGAATATCCGATACCGGAATACGAGAAAGTACCATTATAGGTCAAGGATTGGGAATGGCTATGAGAGGACTGCGTCCTATTGCTGAAATTCAATATCTGGATTATGTGTTGTATGGTATTCAAACTTTAAGCGATGATCTGGCTTCTTTAAGTTATCGTACGAAAGGAAGGCAAAAAGCTCCGTTAATTATCCGTACTCGAGGACACAGATTAGAAGGCATTTGGCATTCGGGATCTCCTATGGGCGGAATCATTAATTATATACGGGGTATTTATGTTTTGGTTCCCAGAAATTTTGTGCAGGCAGCCGGATTTTACAACACCATGCTACAAGCTGATGAACCGTGCTTGATTATTGAATGTTTAAACGGCTACCGACTGAAAGAAAACTTGCCGATTAATTTAGGTGAATTTACAACTCCGGTCGGAAAGATTGAAATTACCCGAGAAGGTAAAGACATCACTGTGGTGACCTATGGAGCAACATGGAAAATTGTTTCGGAAGCTGCCAAAGAATTACAGACATTAGGCATAGATATTGAAATTATTGATATTCAATCTTTAATACCCTTTGACCTAAGCCATGAAATTGTGGAAAGTCTTAAAAAAACTAACCGTTTGGTTATTGCTGATGAAGACGTTTCCGGAGGGGCAAGTTCGTATATTTTGCAAAAAATAATTGAAGAACAAAACGGTTTTCAATATTTGGACTCAGCTCCTAAAACTATCACGGCTAAGGATCATCGACCGGCTTACGGTTCTGACGGAGATTATTTTTCAAAACCTTCTGTGGATGATGTAGTTGAAAAAATATATGAGGTTATGCATGAAGTAAATCCCACCGAATATCCGAAAATAAGTTAA
- a CDS encoding ecotin family protein: MKTIRKILTGIILGSILVSFTQISGEPMHQKEVKNDPGKELVNFPDAKPGMLRHVIILDKKNNEEFYKVELIPGKIMKVDCNKHTLLGKIDEKELEGWGYNFYEFSSEGKTISTRKACPQIVNKEKFISSESIIITYNSKLPIVVYTPKGYIVKYKIWEAGKEKTASVK; the protein is encoded by the coding sequence ATGAAAACAATTAGAAAAATTTTAACAGGAATTATTTTAGGCAGTATTTTAGTATCTTTTACCCAAATAAGTGGAGAACCAATGCATCAAAAAGAAGTAAAAAATGATCCCGGAAAAGAATTAGTAAATTTTCCTGATGCAAAACCCGGCATGTTGCGTCATGTGATTATATTAGATAAGAAAAATAATGAAGAATTTTATAAAGTAGAACTTATTCCCGGAAAAATAATGAAAGTGGATTGCAATAAACATACTTTACTGGGAAAAATAGATGAAAAAGAGTTAGAGGGTTGGGGATATAACTTTTACGAGTTTTCTTCAGAAGGAAAGACTATTTCTACACGAAAGGCTTGTCCACAGATAGTAAATAAAGAAAAATTTATTTCTTCTGAATCAATCATTATTACATATAACAGTAAACTTCCTATAGTAGTTTATACCCCAAAGGGATATATTGTGAAATACAAAATTTGGGAAGCCGGAAAAGAAAAAACAGCTTCAGTGAAATAA
- a CDS encoding TolC family protein, translating to MRKYVSLLVCTFLTSMVFAQKAEVIQLTKEQAEGLFLKQNLQLLAEKMNIDAAEAAIVQAKLWDNPNFSLGDVNLWSTKSQREQEQIPALFGKFAKNTEFTMELSQMVKTARKRGKLINREKVSKEIAVQEFEETLRGLKLEVRKSLQELIYLQSYQKILNHQQEALSKLIAAYKNQVAEGNIAKKDLIRLQSSQLELSGEIYEVKNNYNEQQKIIKSLLNIPPLNTVEIIEGDNEVKNPDDILLPKILEEASESRPDIKIVNLQIDYFDKDLLYEKAQKVPDLTFAVNYDRISAPWKDFIGFGVSFDLPFFNRNQGNIKLAQVNKEQSKYQAKQVVTTAQHEITEAYTNYSDTYHLFKDIQKENISEDLDYMLDAYTRNLMKRNISMLEFIDFMDAYKTNKETLLNTQKNLYTQFEELQYTVGKEIR from the coding sequence ATGCGTAAATACGTTTCTTTACTGGTTTGTACCTTCCTTACAAGTATGGTTTTTGCACAAAAAGCAGAAGTAATTCAATTAACCAAGGAACAAGCAGAAGGTTTGTTTCTCAAACAAAATTTACAGTTGTTGGCAGAAAAAATGAATATAGATGCTGCCGAAGCTGCTATTGTACAAGCAAAACTATGGGACAATCCTAACTTTTCGTTAGGTGATGTTAATTTATGGAGTACGAAATCTCAGCGAGAACAAGAGCAAATTCCGGCACTCTTTGGAAAGTTTGCTAAAAATACGGAGTTTACGATGGAACTTAGCCAAATGGTTAAAACAGCCAGAAAAAGAGGTAAACTAATAAATAGAGAAAAGGTATCGAAAGAAATCGCTGTTCAGGAATTTGAGGAGACATTACGGGGCTTAAAACTAGAAGTACGAAAATCGCTGCAAGAGCTCATTTATTTACAATCCTATCAAAAAATATTAAATCACCAGCAAGAAGCGCTTTCAAAGCTTATTGCGGCTTATAAAAATCAAGTTGCTGAAGGAAATATAGCAAAAAAAGATTTAATTCGTTTGCAATCCTCGCAACTAGAGCTTAGTGGAGAAATATATGAGGTTAAAAATAATTATAATGAACAACAGAAAATTATAAAATCGTTATTGAATATTCCTCCCCTGAATACGGTTGAAATAATCGAAGGAGACAATGAAGTAAAAAATCCGGATGATATCTTATTACCTAAGATTTTAGAAGAAGCATCTGAAAGCAGACCCGATATTAAAATTGTTAACCTTCAAATTGATTATTTTGATAAAGATCTATTATATGAAAAAGCACAAAAAGTACCCGATTTAACCTTTGCTGTCAACTATGATCGTATAAGTGCCCCATGGAAAGATTTTATTGGGTTCGGCGTAAGCTTTGATTTGCCCTTTTTCAATAGAAATCAAGGAAATATAAAGTTAGCCCAAGTTAACAAAGAGCAAAGCAAATATCAAGCAAAACAAGTAGTAACTACCGCACAGCATGAAATTACCGAAGCTTATACTAACTATTCCGACACCTACCACCTGTTTAAAGATATACAAAAAGAAAATATTTCCGAAGATTTGGACTATATGTTAGATGCTTATACCAGAAACCTGATGAAAAGAAACATAAGCATGTTGGAATTTATAGATTTCATGGATGCCTACAAAACCAATAAAGAAACCCTATTAAATACCCAAAAAAATCTTTATACACAATTTGAAGAGTTACAATATACTGTTGGAAAAGAAATAAGATAA
- a CDS encoding efflux RND transporter periplasmic adaptor subunit, which produces MKKNIYILSVLALALSCTHVKDNQSKTQEEAAINRSFFKHVKTIKAELKPQEEELTLTGKVEYDPDKIVNYVPLINGVVTKTYFSLGDQVKQGQVLANVRSLEVNSLHSEKSGLQSELEVARRELKSAESMYKDNMLSESELVEARAKVKQAEASLARVHTDMSVVGSNGSGSSSIVSPMTGYIINKNITSGSTISPDAEPIFTVADLSKVWVIANVYASNLQFVKVGMPVEMSSLSYPGEIFHGTIQSISQVFDSEERVLKARIVMENADLKFKPEMSMTIKLKNNTENTHVSIPVNALIFDDDKYYVIVEESKENFKVKEVQLQGHNEETAYILSGLSEGENVVVNNQLLIYSALKNK; this is translated from the coding sequence ATGAAAAAAAATATATACATACTTTCCGTTCTGGCACTTGCCCTATCTTGCACCCATGTAAAAGATAACCAATCAAAAACTCAGGAAGAAGCAGCAATAAACCGGTCGTTTTTTAAACATGTAAAAACCATAAAAGCGGAATTAAAGCCACAAGAAGAGGAGTTAACACTTACAGGTAAAGTAGAATATGATCCGGATAAGATCGTTAATTATGTTCCGTTAATTAATGGGGTGGTAACAAAAACCTATTTTTCATTAGGAGACCAAGTAAAACAAGGACAAGTATTGGCAAATGTTCGGAGTTTAGAAGTAAATTCTTTACATTCCGAAAAATCCGGGTTACAATCTGAATTGGAAGTCGCTAGAAGAGAACTAAAAAGTGCGGAATCCATGTATAAAGACAACATGTTATCCGAAAGCGAATTAGTTGAAGCAAGAGCTAAAGTAAAACAAGCTGAGGCCTCATTAGCAAGGGTACATACGGATATGTCTGTGGTAGGATCCAACGGAAGCGGCAGCTCTTCCATCGTTTCTCCTATGACCGGGTATATTATAAACAAAAATATAACATCAGGCAGTACCATATCTCCGGATGCTGAGCCTATATTTACGGTTGCAGACCTAAGTAAAGTATGGGTGATAGCCAATGTATACGCGAGTAATTTACAATTTGTAAAAGTAGGAATGCCCGTAGAAATGAGTTCTTTATCCTATCCGGGTGAAATATTTCACGGAACCATACAATCCATTTCTCAAGTTTTTGATTCTGAAGAAAGAGTTTTGAAAGCAAGAATAGTTATGGAAAATGCCGATTTGAAATTTAAGCCCGAAATGTCCATGACTATCAAACTAAAAAACAATACAGAAAATACCCATGTGTCAATTCCGGTAAATGCACTCATTTTCGATGACGATAAATACTATGTAATCGTTGAAGAATCCAAAGAAAATTTCAAAGTTAAAGAAGTTCAACTTCAAGGTCACAACGAAGAAACCGCATATATCCTTTCCGGTCTTTCCGAAGGAGAAAATGTAGTGGTTAATAATCAATTACTAATTTATTCAGCTTTAAAAAACAAATAA